Below is a window of Enterobacter kobei DNA.
ACCAAAGCAGATTTCTATGCGGATTTAAACCGCGATTTTCAGGCATTAATGACAGGTGAAAGCAGTTTCTTAGCCACCCTCGCCAATACCAGCGCGCTGCTTTTTGAGCGCCTGGACGGGGTTAACTGGGCAGGGTTCTATCTGCTTGAAGGTGAGACGCTGGTATTAGGGCCGTTCCAGGGCAAAATCGCCTGTGTGCGAATTCCCGTGGGGCGCGGGGTGTGTGGCACCGCGGTGGCGCAAAATCGTGTGCAGCGCGTGGATGATGTTCATGCGTTCGATGGTCACATCGCCTGCGATTCCGCCAGTAATGCTGAAATTGTGCTGCCGGTGGTGGTGAATAATCAGATTATCGGTGTGCTCGATATCGACAGTACCGTCTTTTCCCGCTTTACTGCTGAGGACGAAGAGGGCCTGCGCCAGCTGGTTTCGCAGCTTGAAACCATACTGGCGGCGACCGACTACAGTAAATTCTTTGCGACCGTCGCAGGATAATCAACGGATAACGTAGCATTTACTGATAGCGTCATTATAATGACGCCTGTTCATGCCTGCGGCTAGTTGGCTACGTCCGTTGTAATCAGGAAATTTCATGGAAAATCAACCTAAGTTGAACAGTAGTAAAGAAGTTATCGCATTTTTGGCCGAACGTTTTCCGCTCTGT
It encodes the following:
- a CDS encoding GAF domain-containing protein, whose translation is MTKADFYADLNRDFQALMTGESSFLATLANTSALLFERLDGVNWAGFYLLEGETLVLGPFQGKIACVRIPVGRGVCGTAVAQNRVQRVDDVHAFDGHIACDSASNAEIVLPVVVNNQIIGVLDIDSTVFSRFTAEDEEGLRQLVSQLETILAATDYSKFFATVAG